The sequence ACACTGCAAGTTTCGGTCATGAATCTCATCGTCACCAATAATAGCAATAAAATTGCCATCAGCAAAAGATAGATTTCATAAAAGATACTAATAAACAACTATAGACGAACCAAAAGAAAATTCCGAACTACAATCAGAATCAACTTCTACTACGAGAACACTTGGTTTTGAGCCATAAGATAACTGCGTTAAATTACTATTGCATATACAAACTGCAAGCATTAAAACAAGGTCTCATAATAGAAGGTCGGGCATGATTTGATTGATTTCTTGTTCAAAGGTGTCCTACACATTAAGATGTGGTGCCGGGATCACTAATCACGCCCAAGAAATCATCTTTGATTGTACCAATGCAGAACTGCAAAGCAACAGTTTAAGTGAATCCAAAATGTTGAAAAACATATTTAAAACTATAAACAGACGGTAATACCACAAAGAATCTATGACGTACAATTTCTGTGGCATCAACTCGAGTCCCAATGATTTTCAACCTCACCTCACTATCCTTTTGAATCTTCACCTGAAAAAGTCAAAGGGATGGATATTATCAAATAAGCATCATTCAATCTGGTAAGTTGAAATATAAGAACACGAGAAATGGTAATATCGAATCATACGGATCCATCTGAAGTCGTGTAATTAGGCATATCCCCAGACTGAAACTCCATGTCATCAGGTATCAACTAACGCAAGTATAAAAAAGAACTGTTAGAATATCAAATAAGTCTGGAAAAGAGAATGTGTAGCTTGCCTCATACGATCAGAATGTAACTTAAATCTATGTGAATTACCACATGCAGAAAATTGGGAAAAATCCATTTTCTGATAATCTAGACCTCCAAGCTTAAAAGTTTACTAGCAAAACAAGTATTTTATTATACAAGTAGAGAGATGAAAAATGGATGGCAAAATATGGTTACAAAACTGCAAAAACTCATATTTTGATGCTAATAATCTACACATTAAATCATAAATCAGTTCTTAAATTCATAGCATTTCTAGTGTATAGTAATAACTATTGCATTACTACATCAAAAGAAGTTTAAGTAGGACTCAACAGTAGAACCAACTCACCAAGGattacaaacattataaaaaatggTAATAACCCTTAGTCATTGAGCCTACGTTTTCCAATTTTTCGAAACAAACAATAATGTGATCTAAACGAACAGAATCTCCACCGGCATCTAAAAAGGAAAACCATAATTCACTTTACTAGCTTCGAAATTACTACAATTCCAACTTAATGTAGAACTTATTTCACTTATACAACAGAAAAATGTATTGGCCCAAATCCCAAATACTTTGTGATAAACTCCCATTTATGATTCGGTTCTCTGGAAAAAAGATGGATACGTTCATAATATACCGATCTATACCAATAAATACCACATCAACCATCAGCTATAAGTATAAGCAATGGTCATAAACGATTTGCACAAAATATATAATGCAGATAAAAAAGAGGCAAGAACAATATAAATAACAGATCAACTCACATGGTTTGAGACAAATATTTGAACAGGTCCAGCTTCAGCAAAGAAACCCATCTGCAAAAAATGTAATTTTGTTTTTTACTTTTTATGAACCCTGAAGTGTATTCTTTATCAGATTAACACTTTCAAAACCAGGAAAAAGTATACAACCTTATTAACCATGGTGACAACAGCTTCCAGAATCTCCCCTTTAAACGGCCGGAAAACAACACACTGATACTTAACCGGAAACGTAACGAAACCTGTACCATCTCGAATTAACCCTTTCCCTACATTCTCTATACCCGTTATCGCCACAACAAAACCATGTCGTCCACTACAAATTAATCAAAACTATTCATCAAACACTTAAATTTACAAAGTTTCAATTACCACTAAAAACAATTTCCATAAACTTCGAAACAAGGTAAGAATTGAAACCTGCAAGTGCCTTCTACGTCTTTCATAAGCTTCGAAACGAGCTTTTCACGTAAATCGCGCCCGAAATGTCGAGGATGGAGCTGCATATTTCGCTCCAATACAATGTGGAAAAACATCCTCTCTCTAAACCCCTAAATTGAATAAAATTCTCAAAACTTATTCACAATTTCAACATACAATGCGTATTAATCCACCACAATATTACAGAGTATATgcaaatagatatatacatatatagaggaTTTAGAACTAGTAATCTagggtttcgaaaaatgtaatttaAGGTCacgtaatttatatttatttatatatatgattattgtACAGATGAATATCGACGATTATATAGGAAACAAAAAAGTATAAAAATTGAAATAttggaaaggaaaaaaaaaaaaatgaaggttCGGTACCGTACCTATTGACGGTTAACCGGAAAATTTTGAAGTAACCTAGATCGTTGATGACCGATAGCGATGAGTGGCTGATGGTCGGAATGATTTACGTACCAAGTTAAATAGTCTGATGATACTGGGCCGGATTttgtttctttttctgttttcttaAGGCCCAATAAGGGCCCAAATATATGATTTGGGCTGGTATTGAGCTTGAAGTAATTCAAAGCTATGGTCATCTCTATATTTACTCATTCCTTTCAAGCAGCATGAATAGTCATTTATTTTTTTAGTTCTTTTGCCGAATAAAACAAAAActttacggagtataatataagaAGCATACCTAGGGCCACAACAAAGGCCAAAGACAACAAGTCAACACAACAAACAACTAGCCGGCAAAGAACTAAACGAAACGAACCGACGCAAGCAAACACCCTAATAACAAGGCAACAAGCAACGAAACTAACTCAAATGTCAAACAAAACTACCACCAAAACAAGCCATAACCACCGACGCAAAGCTAACCCAAAAAACAAACAAAAAGATCTGACATGCCAACAAGCGAAGCGATTACAAGCCCTTCACGTCAAAATTTCTTAATTTCGCCGCATGTATGTTCTTGTTCCAAATAATCATTATGGTTATAGTTATATTCGGTGTGTATTTTGTTTATTTTTCTTTGGATTTCATACAATAAACCTACTACAATCGATTTAATGGAGAAATGGATTTGGTTTCACGTGGTCAACTTATTCAAAATGACTGTCATCTTTTTAGTCTTCTGTCTTCCTAGATATCGTACAACAAACCTAAGGACTTCATTTTCCAGTCTATTTCGGACAATGGATAATTATTTTTGGGCAAGCTTTATTAATAACTTTAAAGTCTACTCACCTCCTCTATGATCTGTCTGCCTTTTTTTTTACCATGTCTGATATTCCACCTCCCTCATGATTCCGGCATCCACTAACTTCTTAACTTCTTCATCCAAGAATTTACTTCTTTCTAATGCCATTCCTCGTTTCTTTTGCACGACCGACAATATATTTGGGTTTACATTTAAATTGTGTTATGTCACATCACGTGGTACCCTCGTCATATCTGATGCTTCCCACGCGAATACATCAATACTTGCTGCCAATAATAGTTTGCATAACGCATCTTTAGCATTTTTTTCTTAGCCCATTACCTATATGTATTCTCTGATCTGGAAGAACTGTCTCGTCCTCATTAAATGTATTTCTGTCTTTGGTTTGAATATTTGCAAACACTCTATTGGCTCCAACTCTTACACTTATATTGTTGCTATGCATGCAGGCGTTGGGAATTTCATAATTCCGAGAACTTTTGTGGTTATTGCCCCAAACTTTTGCATGGTCGTTCGCCCCAAAATGACATTATACCTGGATTCTGCCTTCACTATTGAAAATACTATGTCTGTTGCGCTTTGAAACGATTTTTGCCCAGGACTACCTCTAATGTAATGCATCTGACTGGCCATGTCGATTCACTATTAAATCCAACAAGAGGTGTTATTGCAGATTTTTCAATTTCCTTATTTCCTCCGGTAATTGCAGGATACAATGTTCGAACATTACTACTGTTGTGGCACCGGTGTCCGTGTATTAACTAGCTATTTGACAGTTTGATATATGTGCTTTGATTATTAGTGGATCACTTGAAGGATTAATGATGAACAAAGACGGGAACACAATAGGTTCATGTCGCCATTTATCCAGTGCGCCAGCTTTTCGTCTTTGTCCGCTCTTCCATGGATGAATCGTAAAACCTCCGgtgtgttggttgaatgttggttaatgcactaaacgataaacttaagtatgattaaccaaataatattttttgatgatgacacacacatatgcataagtgatgattgacatcttaacataaaacacgcaaggtcactaatccatacttcatcttgcaaacgaccaagtcaaacataggttaaagaatgaaattaaaaattcagctaaacacacggtcgaggtacggttgaccgcatagtcaaccgtgaaatcccaaactgaattgcaatgcagttttgtaaaaacaagttgcacggtcgccaccacggtcaaccgcagtgcgaccgcagttttctctgttaccattttcgaccaaataaagtttgactagttcccgacatctataattcatgaaacctttctcaacatgcttagaatagatgccttctccatactcaattgagttttggtcataaaaacactaattgtgattaattacgcctaatgacactttaatgacaaattaaccaagattaggcataacacacaaGTGTTAATTCATAACTTGTGtttttaattcttatctagatatccttagtatgatcatcaagtaccaacacacttaagccaatatcactagaacaataattgctattagaaatgacttagtgattaattaaggctaaatgaggaacaatgctctcaaggttaactagtaatgacttgtaatcctaaaacacacttagatacatttagaatggtcaccaagtcccaactagagattgctcttcccttgtgcatgtattggacattaatgtgtgcttacacattaatcaagcaatatgttatattgcacctaaacttgttaaagcttgaattataagttgtacaagtatctatatgattgattctagaataactatctcttgctatgtgagtattacttgctacttgccaatatgattaatactcataaacttgtcaacttgattaatatgtttgctatgtgctcactagttaggattcaagtaactaacctactccaatagattaagtgtaaaatggttcacaatgaaagtatagtcaattgtctacttggtctagtctaagtaactaagggtgattgcttatgacttaactttgatgtctctacatacttcatgattatcttatagagacattattcaattaatctctaaccaaactaaaaaagaacatgacttgtgattaattgaaactaggaagttaatgacatagtgactagtctttagaattgaaccaaagacattaatgtgactaactaagtcttgaccaaactgagatttccttaaatatcaatcaagacatttATCCaaaaatgttgggtttgccacttttggaatgattagtcactttcatgcattaagaccaaatctcacacacttaatgcatatggtacttgtataggatatttggtttcttttgcaggtgctagaaggagtaaaggtgccaaaatgtggtgttcaaatatgAGTCAaccggctatacaacggataccaattttggactggagcacgcacgatcgtaccacggtcgaccgtgatggcaaccgtgtgtcaacggctgttttttgaatcccactataaaaggcaaacatttaagagcatttgaagctgaccctcttgcatatttcaaaggcttatttctagtgatcacaagtgcatcaattactactcaaatgtgatcaagcaagagaagattctatgatcttatagatatagaattgggttgttgtaaacttactaatcaaaattatttatcttgtgagtttacttaatgtaatgtatgtcctagtattgtcttaggatcatcattgcaaagtgtataagtcttgtaacttcaattagtagaagcataggctagcttagtgatctacttccttaaagggacttaggaagttgattaatcttatttggagattaatacttgtccaaggtaaagacaagttgatctaggttggagttgatctttcaaagggatagaaagattaggtttgttgtctaccaaagaagttgaagacttgtaaatcggatctccaccgggtttggagaaaagtgcttagtgaagcaacaaatctcgattagtgtaatcggggagtggattaaggtggattagttaacatccacccgaaccactataaatccttgtgtctatgttctttgcattacttcatttatcattttgaacatatacactacacacatcaagtttgagttgagttggttgatcaaagttaaatcgaatttggtgatcaattgaaaaagtgttaaaaacgtatcaagtaactattcacccccctctagttacttacaattggtatcagtgcggttgctcaaatcattgctctacaaacgtttttgaaagtgtcaaaattcgttttgtgcaaaaacttgagtcaacgattctcggatcaactcaaactatgggatacttggaagaattggtgaaagaagcaccaatctttgataagatgaatattgatgtgtggaaattaagatttaagtcttatctcaaatccaaggattactacttgtggagaataatcaaagtaggagactttgtaccacaagctagttcaagactagtaaagtcaacatttcaaaacaatgatgttttgaaacaatttgatgcaatttcactacttcatggaattcttcctagtgaagaaagattaaagataatctcatgtgcAAGTGCAAAAGAATATTAggattcactatgttctcaagaagatttaaattctaggagtttaaagggtaaaggaatagagAAGGATTTGGAAGAAGGTTGGTAATTctcaagcaaaagggttgaatggaaatgaagacttttgcctcatgagttcttagaatgatttggatcaagttggtcaaagtgaagaagaggttgaatctccattcaaagaagatgatgtctcaagcatggattgcaatgaggtacatgtattctatccttctaattatgaagaattgttagatgattacaagactattaaatttgtgtatgatagtagtcgtgacaaagtaaaaattTTGGAGAAAGAATTATACAAAGTttgacaacttaacaaagttttaattgatgaaaataacaccttgaagagaaaacttgaaaggataactatttgtgattcatcaagaggtaaatatgaaatgaatatatgtcacgactctagcaaacacaaatcttgtaatcaaagtccattgtctattattaggaaaattgaaaatatgggaaaaatggaccaagctagcaattctatggtagggataatgtagtgacccgaacttttccatgtttatatatattaactgagattgatatttacatgattaaatgtttccaacatgttaaacaatcaacttgttaagacttgattaattgaaatatgtttcatatagacaattgaccacccaagttgaccggtgattcacgaacgttaaaacttgtaaaaaaaactatatgatgacatatatatggatatatatatagttaacatgatactatgataagtaaacatatcattaagtatattaacaatgaactacatatgtaaaaacaagactactaacttaatgattttttaaacgagacatatatgtaacgattatcgttgtaaagacatttaatgtatatatatatcatattaagagatattcatacatgataatatcatgataatataataattttaaatctcatttgatattataaacattaggttaacaacatttaacaagatcgttaacctaaaggtttcaaaacaacacttacatgtaacgactaacgatgacttaacgactcagttaaaatgtatatacatgtagtgttttaatatgtatttatacacttttgaaagacttcaatacacttatcaaaatacttctacttaacaaaaatgcttacaattacatcctcgttcagtttcatcaacaattctactcgtatgcacccgtattcgtactcgtacaatacacagcttttagatgtatgtactattggtatatacactccaatgatcagctcttagcagcctatgtgagtcacctaacacatgtgagaaccatcatttggcaactagcatgaaatatctcataaaattacaaaaatatgagtaatcattcatgacttatttacatgaaaacaaaattacatatcctttatatctaatccatacaccaacgactaaaaacacctacaaacactttcattctttaattttcttcatctaattgatctctctcaagttctatcttcaagttctaagtgttcttcatatattctacaagttctagttacataaaatcaagaatactttcaagtttgctagctcacttccaatcttgtaaggtgatcatccaacctcaagaaatctttgttttttacagtaggttatcattctaatacaaggtaataatcatattcaaactttggttcaatttctataactataacaatcttatttcaagtgatgatcttacttgaacttgttttcgtgttatgattctgcttcaagaacttcgagccatccaaggatccgttgaagctagatccatttttctcttttccagtaggtttatccaaggaacttaaggtagtaatgatgttcataacatcattcgattcatacatataaagctatcttattcgaaggtttaaacttgtaatcactagaacatagtttagttaattctaaacttgttcgcaaacaaaagttaatccttctaacttgacttttaaaatcaactaaacacatgttctatatctatatgatatgctaacttaatgatttaaaacctggaaacacgaaaaacaccgtaaaaccggatttacgccgtcgtagtaacaccgcgggctgttttaggttagttaattaaaaactatgataaactctgatttaaaagttgttattctgagaaaattatttttattatgaacatgaaactatatccaaaaattatggttaaactcaaagtggaagtatgttttctaaaatggtcatctagacgtcgttctttcgactgaaatgactacctttacaaaaatgacttgtaacttatttttacgtctataaacctatactttttctatttagattcataaaatagagttcaatatgaaaccatagcaatttgattcactcaaaacggatttaaaatgaagaagatatgggtaaaacaagattggataatttttctcattttagctacgtgaaaattggtaacaaatctattccaaccataacttaatcaacttgtattgtatattatgtaatcttgagataccatagacacgtacgtatacaatgtttcgacctatcatgtcgacacatctatatatatttcggaacaaccatagacactctatatgtgaatgttggagttagctatacagggttgaggttgattccaaaatatatatagtttgagttgtgatcaatactgagatatgtatacactgggtcgtggattgatttaagataatatttatcgatttatttctgtacatctaactgtggacaactagttgtaggttactaacgaggacagctgacttaataaacttaaaacatcaaaatatattaaaagtgttgtaaatatattttgaacatactttgatatatatgtatatattgttataggtttgtgaatcaaccagtggccaagtcttacttcccgacgaagtaaaaatctgtgaaagtgagttatagtcccacttttaaaatctaatatttttgggatgagaatacatgcaggttttataaatgatttacaaaatagacacaagtacgtgaaactacattctatggttgaattatcgaaatcgaatatgcccctttttattaagggtgtcccggatgctttagtacttcgaaatttatatcatatccgaagggtgtcccggaatgat comes from Rutidosis leptorrhynchoides isolate AG116_Rl617_1_P2 chromosome 4, CSIRO_AGI_Rlap_v1, whole genome shotgun sequence and encodes:
- the LOC139840377 gene encoding DNA-directed RNA polymerase II subunit RPB7-like; translation: MFFHIVLERNMQLHPRHFGRDLREKLVSKLMKDVEGTCSGRHGFVVAITGIENVGKGLIRDGTGFVTFPVKYQCVVFRPFKGEILEAVVTMVNKMGFFAEAGPVQIFVSNHLIPDDMEFQSGDMPNYTTSDGSVKIQKDSEVRLKIIGTRVDATEIFCIGTIKDDFLGVISDPGTTS